Proteins encoded by one window of Flagellimonas lutaonensis:
- a CDS encoding alpha/beta hydrolase: MSPAPLSLTHLIRPAKNVEKAPVVFMLHGYGSNEEDLFSFANELPQELFIISIRAPHNLEFFGYAWYAINFDAEFGKWSDDQQAIESREKIVAFIDEACKAYPIDCNNITLLGFSQGTILSYAVALSYPEKVKNVIALSGYINEAILVEGYQEKDHSKLQIYASHGQVDQVIPVEWAQRAPEFLEKLGIAHTYEEFPVGHGVSPQNFYSFKKWLEERI, translated from the coding sequence ATGTCCCCCGCCCCACTATCGCTCACCCACCTAATTCGTCCCGCCAAAAATGTTGAAAAGGCCCCTGTGGTATTCATGCTGCACGGCTATGGCAGTAATGAAGAAGATCTTTTCTCTTTTGCGAACGAGCTGCCCCAAGAACTTTTCATCATTTCTATAAGGGCGCCCCACAACCTTGAATTTTTTGGTTATGCGTGGTACGCCATTAATTTTGATGCAGAATTTGGTAAATGGAGCGATGACCAACAGGCGATTGAATCGCGCGAAAAAATAGTGGCCTTTATCGATGAGGCCTGCAAAGCCTACCCTATTGACTGCAACAACATTACCCTGCTAGGGTTCAGCCAGGGCACCATTTTGAGCTATGCCGTGGCACTTTCGTATCCAGAGAAGGTAAAAAATGTGATAGCCCTCAGCGGTTATATCAACGAGGCCATTCTAGTGGAGGGGTATCAAGAAAAAGACCATTCAAAACTACAGATATATGCTTCGCATGGGCAGGTCGATCAGGTGATTCCGGTTGAATGGGCACAACGCGCCCCAGAATTTCTTGAAAAACTTGGCATTGCCCATACCTATGAAGAATTTCCCGTGGGGCACGGCGTATCGCCCCAAAATTTTTATTCGTTTAAAAAGTGGTTGGAGGAGCGGATTTAA
- a CDS encoding dihydroorotase produces the protein MSILIKSATIIAPGNNSLHQKKRDILIQRGQIEKIASTIAPKGSEKIIERTNLHASIGWFDGGVAFGEPGFEERETIANGLDVAAKSGFTDVVLNANTNPTPDTSSDIVFLKDRARGKLTDLHPMGNLTLGGNGKGLAELYDMHNAGAVAFYDHKKSLSDANLLKIALLYAQNFNGLVCSFPQDASIAAYGNVHEGAVSTRLGLKGIPALAEELQLARDLFLLEYTGGKLHIPTISSARSVKLIAEAKKKGLDVTCSVAIHNLFFTDEELETFDTNFKTLPPLREKKDSQALIKGLKNGTIDYVTSDHTPIDIEEKRVEFDNANYGTIGLESTFGGLNSLVGTDMAVELLTKGRERFHISAPDLKEGVPANLTLFDPDETFVFSNGHIGSTSKNSIFLNRKIKGRVFGSIKNGKIELN, from the coding sequence ATGAGCATCTTGATCAAGTCTGCCACCATCATCGCGCCAGGCAACAATTCTTTGCACCAAAAGAAGCGTGATATACTGATTCAACGCGGACAAATTGAAAAAATCGCTTCAACGATTGCGCCCAAGGGTTCCGAGAAAATTATTGAAAGAACCAATTTGCACGCATCCATCGGGTGGTTCGATGGCGGCGTTGCCTTTGGCGAACCCGGATTTGAAGAACGCGAAACCATTGCCAACGGCCTTGATGTGGCAGCAAAAAGTGGCTTTACCGATGTTGTACTGAACGCCAATACCAACCCCACCCCTGATACCAGTTCAGATATTGTTTTTTTAAAGGATAGGGCGCGCGGCAAACTAACCGATCTGCACCCAATGGGCAACCTTACCTTGGGGGGCAACGGAAAAGGGCTGGCAGAGCTCTACGATATGCACAACGCCGGGGCCGTGGCGTTCTATGACCATAAAAAATCGTTGTCCGATGCCAATCTGTTGAAAATAGCGCTGTTGTATGCCCAAAATTTCAATGGCCTGGTATGTTCGTTCCCACAAGATGCCTCAATAGCCGCCTACGGAAATGTACATGAAGGGGCCGTTTCGACACGGTTGGGCTTAAAAGGAATTCCGGCCTTGGCCGAAGAACTGCAACTGGCCCGTGATCTGTTCTTGTTGGAATATACAGGGGGAAAACTGCACATACCCACCATTTCGAGCGCCAGATCCGTAAAATTGATTGCAGAGGCCAAAAAGAAAGGGTTGGACGTTACCTGCAGTGTGGCCATTCACAACCTATTCTTTACCGATGAAGAACTCGAAACCTTTGATACCAACTTCAAGACCTTGCCCCCGCTTAGAGAGAAAAAAGACAGTCAGGCCCTGATAAAGGGCCTTAAGAACGGTACCATTGACTATGTGACCAGTGACCATACACCGATCGACATTGAGGAAAAACGAGTGGAATTTGACAACGCCAACTACGGCACCATTGGCCTTGAAAGTACCTTCGGCGGATTAAATTCACTGGTGGGCACAGACATGGCCGTTGAATTGCTCACAAAGGGCCGAGAACGTTTTCATATTAGCGCCCCTGACCTAAAAGAGGGAGTACCGGCCAACCTGACACTTTTCGACCCAGACGAAACATTCGTTTTCAGCAATGGCCACATTGGGTCAACCTCAAAAAACAGTATTTTCTTGAACCGAAAAATAAAGGGCCGCGTATTCGGTAGTATCAAAAACGGAAAAATAGAATTGAATTGA
- a CDS encoding BatA domain-containing protein, translating into MQFEHPALLWALFLLLVPIIVHLFQLRRFKKTPFTNVAMLQKVVSESRKSSTLKKWLLLLTRLGLLTALVLAFAKPFSSNETALAPKETVVYLDNSFSMQAQKEGAALLEKAIQDLISNFDDNGQFSLITNSETYANITINDSKNELLAIRPTIQQLRFNDVLLKASTLFSKNQGTVRNLVFISDFQETLGEVPDNIPGQKLFAVALRPEKRTNVSIDSISIESGNGLSQSNLTIYLSGNHEEDNLPISLFDNDTLIAKTSAAMDQTGSAKVIFSIPAGDDIKGRIEISDGGLPYDNNFFFTIGKPEKIKVLVVANANSDYLRRIYTEDEFDLTIARPDQLDYSLIEKQNTLVLDGLTRVPQSLSEVLKDFMANGGNLVFIPSKEADLGNYNQMLSFFGAPRFLEWVDAPKNISNINFDHPILASVFEKQVTNFQYPKVEGHYKTNGVANTILGYDGNEPFLYQQGNLYAFSAPLHSENTNFKGSPLIVPVFYNMCLTSLKRPRPYEILGRPTQVDLPVQTGQDNILKLSLDGEEFIPRQRSFANKTSLFFDANPHIAGTYDITNGQQRVGRISFNYPRTESLLAYHELSGATITEQTENLEDTFAVLNAQDEITSYWKWFVILALVFALMEMFIQKLIS; encoded by the coding sequence ATGCAGTTCGAACATCCAGCACTACTTTGGGCCCTTTTTCTTCTTCTGGTTCCTATCATTGTACACCTTTTTCAATTGCGACGGTTCAAAAAGACCCCGTTCACCAATGTGGCAATGCTGCAAAAGGTGGTCTCAGAGTCGCGAAAAAGCAGCACTTTAAAAAAGTGGCTTTTGTTACTTACCCGTTTGGGGTTATTGACGGCCTTGGTACTGGCTTTTGCCAAACCTTTTTCTTCCAATGAAACCGCGCTGGCCCCCAAAGAAACGGTGGTGTATCTCGATAATTCATTCAGTATGCAGGCACAGAAAGAGGGTGCCGCCCTTCTTGAAAAGGCCATCCAAGACCTGATAAGCAATTTTGATGACAATGGCCAGTTCAGCCTTATCACGAACAGTGAAACCTATGCCAATATTACCATCAACGACAGCAAAAATGAATTATTGGCCATTCGGCCCACCATACAGCAACTACGCTTTAATGATGTCTTGTTGAAGGCAAGCACCCTTTTCTCAAAAAATCAGGGCACTGTTCGCAATTTGGTCTTTATCTCAGACTTTCAAGAAACATTGGGAGAGGTACCTGATAACATTCCCGGCCAAAAGCTGTTTGCGGTGGCCCTACGGCCCGAAAAACGAACCAATGTTTCCATCGACTCCATCAGTATTGAAAGTGGCAACGGCCTTTCGCAATCAAATCTTACCATATATCTCTCTGGCAATCATGAGGAGGACAACTTGCCCATTTCACTCTTTGATAATGATACCCTGATTGCCAAAACCTCCGCTGCCATGGACCAAACGGGCAGTGCAAAGGTCATATTCTCAATCCCTGCCGGGGACGACATCAAAGGAAGAATAGAGATTTCTGACGGAGGTTTGCCCTATGACAACAATTTTTTCTTCACCATTGGCAAGCCTGAAAAAATCAAGGTACTGGTGGTCGCCAATGCGAATAGCGACTATTTGCGGCGTATCTATACCGAAGATGAATTCGATTTGACCATTGCCCGCCCTGACCAACTGGACTATAGCCTGATAGAAAAACAGAACACCTTGGTTCTTGATGGGCTTACCAGAGTCCCCCAAAGCCTTTCAGAAGTGCTCAAAGACTTTATGGCCAATGGTGGAAACCTAGTGTTTATACCTTCCAAAGAAGCAGATCTGGGCAACTACAACCAAATGTTGTCGTTTTTTGGCGCTCCCCGGTTCTTGGAATGGGTTGATGCGCCTAAAAATATATCCAATATCAATTTTGACCATCCTATTTTGGCGAGCGTGTTTGAAAAACAGGTGACAAATTTCCAGTATCCAAAAGTGGAAGGGCATTACAAGACGAACGGTGTGGCGAATACGATTTTGGGGTATGATGGCAACGAGCCCTTTCTGTACCAACAGGGAAATCTCTATGCTTTCTCTGCGCCGCTTCATTCAGAAAACACCAATTTTAAGGGATCCCCGCTTATTGTTCCCGTTTTCTACAATATGTGCCTGACAAGCCTAAAAAGGCCTCGGCCGTATGAAATTTTGGGGCGGCCCACCCAGGTAGACCTGCCTGTTCAGACCGGTCAAGACAATATTTTGAAACTTTCTTTGGATGGGGAAGAGTTTATACCGCGCCAACGCTCTTTTGCCAATAAGACCTCCCTGTTCTTTGACGCAAACCCCCATATTGCCGGTACATATGACATCACCAACGGCCAACAACGCGTGGGACGTATTAGTTTTAATTATCCGCGAACAGAAAGCCTTTTGGCCTATCACGAACTATCTGGCGCTACTATAACCGAACAAACAGAAAATCTGGAGGATACCTTTGCGGTGCTGAACGCCCAAGACGAAATCACTTCGTATTGGAAATGGTTTGTTATTTTAGCACTGGTTTTCGCCCTTATGGAAATGTTCATCCAAAAACTCATTTCATGA
- a CDS encoding glycosyltransferase family 2 protein, producing the protein MVSILIPFKNTAHYLPECIESILAQTHTDWEVLAVDDHSTDKSIEVLKSYAKEDLRIKVFENQRSGIIPALRTAYKHSSGEFTTRMDSDDIMMPDRLQVMVESLQKQGKGHVAVGQVKYFSDRGISDGYDRYEKWLNELISEGKNYSEIYKECVIPSPCWMVHRDDFEACGAFRPDRYPEDYDLTFRFYEKGLKIIPCKEVLHLWRDYDTRTSRTHEHYAQNYFLDIKLHYFLKLDYDPNRPLVIWGAGFKGKTIAKTLLEKGVDFTWLCDNPNKIDKKIYGKKLSHFSILPAMGNPQSIVTVANEDAQKEIRGYLKELGQQPMKDHYFFC; encoded by the coding sequence ATGGTCAGCATCCTGATACCCTTTAAGAACACGGCCCATTATCTACCCGAATGTATTGAAAGCATTTTGGCCCAAACCCACACAGATTGGGAGGTGTTGGCCGTGGATGACCATTCTACCGATAAAAGCATTGAAGTGCTGAAATCATATGCAAAAGAAGATTTGAGGATAAAGGTTTTTGAGAATCAAAGGAGTGGAATCATTCCCGCGCTGCGTACGGCCTACAAGCACAGTTCGGGTGAATTCACTACCCGTATGGACTCTGACGATATCATGATGCCCGATCGGTTGCAGGTAATGGTCGAATCGCTTCAAAAACAGGGAAAAGGCCATGTGGCCGTGGGTCAGGTGAAATATTTTTCTGATAGGGGCATCAGTGACGGGTATGACCGTTATGAAAAGTGGCTGAACGAATTGATTTCCGAAGGAAAAAACTATTCGGAAATTTATAAGGAATGTGTGATTCCCTCGCCCTGTTGGATGGTACATCGCGACGATTTTGAGGCCTGTGGCGCATTTCGACCCGATAGATACCCAGAAGACTATGACCTTACCTTTCGGTTTTATGAAAAGGGATTGAAAATAATTCCCTGCAAAGAAGTATTGCACCTGTGGCGCGATTACGACACACGTACCTCACGCACCCATGAGCACTATGCCCAAAACTATTTTTTGGATATTAAACTGCACTATTTCTTAAAGCTGGATTATGACCCCAACCGCCCCTTGGTCATTTGGGGCGCCGGGTTCAAAGGAAAGACCATTGCCAAAACATTGCTTGAAAAAGGGGTGGATTTTACCTGGCTGTGTGACAATCCAAATAAAATCGATAAAAAAATTTATGGGAAAAAGTTGTCGCACTTTTCCATCCTTCCAGCGATGGGAAACCCCCAAAGCATCGTTACGGTGGCGAATGAAGATGCCCAAAAAGAGATCCGGGGCTACCTGAAAGAACTCGGCCAACAGCCCATGAAAGACCATTATTTCTTTTGCTGA
- a CDS encoding SGNH/GDSL hydrolase family protein — protein sequence MKPQLISKLTIMMLFFAVTMTATAQDWANLQKYKEANARLEAPAEGENRVVFMGNSITEGWSVANPGFFEGKPYINRGISGQTTPQILLRFRQDVIDLQPKVVVILAGTNDIAGNTGPMTLQQIHDNILSMVELAQANGIKPIVSSVLPAYDYPWRPGLEPNIKIPKLNTMLKKMAKEKGVMYLDYFSAMADDRNGLPKELAGDEVHPTKKGYAIMEKLVEKAIEETLKGP from the coding sequence ATGAAACCTCAATTGATATCAAAGCTGACAATAATGATGCTGTTTTTTGCCGTAACCATGACCGCTACTGCCCAAGACTGGGCCAACCTACAAAAATACAAAGAGGCCAATGCCCGGCTCGAGGCACCGGCAGAGGGTGAGAATCGAGTGGTTTTTATGGGCAATTCCATTACTGAAGGTTGGTCGGTGGCCAATCCTGGTTTTTTTGAGGGCAAGCCCTATATCAACCGCGGTATCAGTGGGCAGACCACGCCCCAAATCCTGTTACGCTTTCGGCAAGATGTCATCGACCTACAACCAAAGGTCGTGGTCATTTTGGCGGGCACCAACGACATTGCGGGCAATACGGGGCCGATGACCTTGCAACAAATACACGACAACATTCTTTCGATGGTCGAATTGGCACAGGCCAATGGCATCAAACCCATTGTTTCGTCTGTGCTTCCTGCGTATGACTATCCGTGGCGACCCGGTTTGGAACCCAACATCAAAATCCCAAAACTGAACACCATGCTCAAAAAAATGGCCAAAGAAAAGGGCGTCATGTACTTGGATTATTTTTCGGCCATGGCCGACGACCGCAACGGACTGCCCAAAGAATTAGCGGGTGATGAAGTGCATCCTACCAAAAAAGGATACGCCATTATGGAAAAACTGGTCGAAAAGGCCATTGAAGAAACACTTAAGGGGCCGTAG
- a CDS encoding family 20 glycosylhydrolase — MMKPFQYLLLAYLFFGNIPPTLSQDVFAVQGLCIAAPQPGSLDEFIDFAKKELAPNGINTLVLRVDYRYEYDSRPELRGENALSKEQVKKLVSGCKEVGIEIIPQVNLLGHQSWHSKATKLLELYPEFDETPNIKLPENYEWPNEDGLYCKSYCPLHPDVHEVVFDLVDEIVEVFEAKAFHAGMDEVFYLAHEDCPRCHGRDPAKLFADEVRKIRNHLAQNKIRLWIWGDRLIDGAETGIGMWEASMNNTARAIDMIPKDVVISDWHYERADPTPAYFATKGFDVVACPWRIPEVAKKQVEMMADFKANSIKKMADRYLGVMHTYWSSAERFMEAYKDPSHTLDEKGRSPVLTFRAMTAAIQEKEKN, encoded by the coding sequence ATGATGAAACCCTTTCAATACCTTCTTTTGGCATACCTTTTCTTTGGCAACATACCCCCAACGCTAAGTCAAGATGTCTTTGCCGTGCAAGGGCTCTGCATTGCGGCCCCACAACCCGGATCCCTTGATGAGTTCATCGATTTTGCAAAAAAAGAATTGGCGCCCAACGGCATCAACACCTTGGTTTTGCGTGTTGACTATCGCTATGAATATGACTCTAGGCCCGAGCTTAGAGGAGAGAATGCGCTGAGCAAAGAACAGGTAAAGAAATTGGTGAGCGGCTGTAAAGAAGTGGGTATTGAAATCATTCCGCAGGTAAATTTGTTGGGGCACCAAAGCTGGCATTCAAAGGCTACCAAACTGCTCGAATTATATCCCGAATTTGACGAAACCCCGAACATCAAGCTTCCTGAAAACTACGAATGGCCCAACGAAGACGGTCTCTACTGCAAGAGTTACTGTCCGTTGCATCCCGATGTACACGAGGTGGTCTTCGATCTGGTCGATGAGATTGTGGAGGTGTTTGAGGCAAAAGCCTTTCACGCGGGCATGGATGAGGTCTTTTACCTGGCCCATGAAGATTGCCCACGGTGCCATGGCCGTGACCCTGCCAAACTCTTTGCCGATGAGGTGCGCAAGATCCGTAACCATTTGGCACAAAACAAGATTCGCTTATGGATTTGGGGCGACCGTCTTATCGACGGTGCCGAAACGGGCATAGGTATGTGGGAAGCCAGTATGAACAACACCGCACGGGCCATCGATATGATTCCAAAAGACGTGGTCATCTCTGATTGGCACTACGAAAGGGCCGACCCGACGCCTGCCTATTTTGCCACGAAGGGTTTTGATGTGGTGGCCTGCCCTTGGCGCATTCCAGAGGTGGCCAAAAAACAGGTTGAAATGATGGCCGACTTCAAGGCCAATTCCATCAAAAAAATGGCCGACCGATATTTGGGTGTCATGCACACCTACTGGTCTTCGGCCGAACGGTTTATGGAAGCGTACAAAGATCCATCACACACACTGGATGAAAAAGGGCGTAGCCCTGTATTGACCTTCAGGGCCATGACAGCGGCCATTCAGGAAAAAGAAAAAAACTAA
- a CDS encoding chloramphenicol acetyltransferase: MKKIEFGSVHRKKHFDFFNGMNHPHFNITANIEITAFVKYVKASELPLTFSLVYLLSKTANDIPEFRWRIRNGSIIEHESVHPSFTVPTDEADVFSFCTVDHAEKASDFIKRAQKVKEDMKKNPSMEDEPGRDDFLFMSAIPWISFTGIQHAMSYHPHDSVPRISWGRFFGQSGATLMPLSVQAHHALVDGWHMGQFFQTFEEMAKNPSAYLQ; this comes from the coding sequence ATGAAAAAAATCGAATTTGGCAGCGTCCATAGAAAAAAGCACTTTGATTTTTTCAATGGGATGAACCACCCCCATTTTAATATTACCGCCAATATTGAAATAACGGCATTTGTCAAATATGTTAAGGCATCAGAATTGCCCCTGACCTTTAGTTTGGTCTATCTGCTATCAAAAACGGCCAATGATATTCCCGAGTTTCGTTGGCGTATTCGAAACGGTTCAATTATTGAGCATGAATCTGTGCACCCCTCATTCACTGTGCCGACCGATGAGGCCGATGTCTTCAGTTTTTGTACGGTTGACCATGCCGAAAAAGCTTCTGACTTTATCAAAAGGGCCCAAAAGGTCAAGGAGGATATGAAGAAAAATCCTTCTATGGAAGACGAACCCGGTCGCGATGACTTTTTGTTCATGTCTGCCATCCCATGGATCAGTTTTACCGGTATACAACATGCCATGAGCTATCATCCACATGATTCAGTTCCACGAATCAGTTGGGGCAGGTTTTTTGGGCAAAGCGGGGCGACCCTTATGCCGCTATCGGTACAGGCACACCATGCCCTGGTCGACGGCTGGCACATGGGACAGTTTTTTCAAACTTTTGAAGAAATGGCCAAGAACCCCTCTGCATATCTTCAATAG
- a CDS encoding S10 family peptidase gives MKKQLLSLILTMSFLFAYSQDRKLPVDTMVTTQHSVTINGTPMTYTATTGTQPVWDEMGKPIASLHYTYYTRNNVKNRAERPILFSFNGGPGSGSVWMHLAYTGPRILKIDDEGYPVQPYGVKENPYSVLDVTDIVYINPANTGYSRTIPETGKEVDRDKFFGINADVKYLAEWMNTFVTRNNRWRSPKYIIGESYGGTRVMGLSLALQNQQWMYLNGVIMVSPADYKVIRVGGPVSSALNLPYYTATAWHHKALPSELQSKDLLEVLPEAEAYTINTLIPALAKGGFIPESERNAVAEKMAYYSGLNKKDILDHNLDVPTRFFWKNLLKDKGGYNVGRLDSRYLGIDRQLFGEGPDYSAELTSWLHSFTPAINYYLQEELNFKTDIKYNMFGPVRPWNNENDNVRDNLRQAMAQNPYLHVLVQSGYYDGATTYFNAKYTMWQVDPSGRMKDRFEFKGYRSGHMMYLRREDLKKANDDLRDFIKRTTAIGKSAKY, from the coding sequence ATGAAAAAACAGTTACTCTCTCTCATTCTTACAATGAGTTTTCTTTTTGCTTATTCCCAAGATCGGAAATTACCTGTCGACACCATGGTGACCACCCAACACAGTGTCACCATCAATGGCACACCAATGACCTATACGGCCACAACGGGCACGCAGCCTGTGTGGGACGAAATGGGCAAGCCCATCGCCTCGTTGCACTACACCTATTATACCCGAAACAATGTCAAAAACAGGGCCGAGCGGCCGATTCTGTTCTCGTTCAACGGGGGGCCAGGTTCTGGATCGGTTTGGATGCACTTGGCATACACAGGGCCAAGAATATTGAAAATTGATGATGAGGGCTACCCTGTTCAGCCGTACGGCGTCAAAGAAAATCCCTACTCAGTATTGGATGTTACCGACATTGTCTATATAAATCCGGCCAACACAGGTTATTCGAGAACCATACCTGAAACCGGTAAAGAAGTAGACCGCGATAAGTTTTTCGGTATCAATGCCGATGTAAAATATCTCGCCGAATGGATGAACACTTTTGTGACCCGAAACAACCGTTGGCGCTCACCCAAATACATTATCGGCGAAAGCTATGGGGGCACCCGCGTCATGGGTCTTTCCCTGGCATTGCAAAACCAGCAGTGGATGTACCTCAACGGGGTCATCATGGTGAGTCCGGCTGATTATAAGGTGATCCGTGTGGGCGGACCCGTGTCAAGTGCCCTGAACCTGCCCTACTACACCGCTACGGCGTGGCACCACAAGGCCTTGCCGAGCGAGTTGCAGAGCAAAGATTTGCTCGAAGTGCTTCCCGAGGCCGAAGCGTATACGATCAACACGCTGATTCCCGCTTTGGCAAAGGGCGGATTTATACCTGAAAGTGAACGAAATGCCGTGGCCGAAAAAATGGCCTACTATTCCGGACTCAACAAGAAAGACATCCTCGATCACAATTTAGATGTGCCCACCCGATTTTTTTGGAAAAATTTGTTGAAAGATAAGGGCGGCTACAATGTTGGCCGTCTTGACAGCCGCTATCTGGGCATCGACCGCCAACTGTTCGGTGAGGGGCCCGACTATTCGGCAGAACTGACTTCATGGCTTCACAGTTTTACCCCTGCCATCAATTATTACCTACAGGAAGAACTGAACTTCAAGACCGACATCAAGTACAATATGTTCGGCCCTGTACGCCCATGGAACAACGAAAACGACAATGTGCGCGACAACCTCAGACAGGCAATGGCCCAAAACCCATACCTGCACGTATTGGTGCAATCAGGTTATTATGATGGGGCCACTACCTATTTCAACGCGAAGTACACCATGTGGCAAGTTGACCCCAGCGGGCGCATGAAAGACCGTTTCGAGTTTAAGGGCTACCGATCGGGGCACATGATGTACCTGCGACGTGAAGACCTTAAAAAGGCCAATGACGACCTGCGTGATTTCATAAAACGCACGACCGCCATAGGAAAAAGTGCCAAATATTAA
- a CDS encoding Gfo/Idh/MocA family protein, producing MEKNSRRTFNTMLAKGIGATALAAHLPLSCAMGNNQKKKKLGIALVGLGSYSTYQLAPALQDTRHCYLAGIVTGTAAKEKIWANRYNIPQENIYNYENFDTIADNDAIDVVYVVLPNSMHAEFSVRAAEAGKHVICEKPMAMNVAECDAIIDACNKAGVKLGMGYRLHSEPYTQEVKRFVREKTFGDVLYVSADAAYRSTGNPNQWRLNRKLSGGGALMNMGVYAIQSAIYSTGENPVSVTAQEFSTRPAYFKDTDETITAQFEFASGAVANMMTSHNVRANRLYASCVNGWFELDPASTYIPLAGRTSRGELDFPQESQQKLQMDDFASHVLYGTPKLAPGEMGKRDMIIVEAIYKSIAEGGKKQQMNFEPKYGFGG from the coding sequence ATGGAAAAAAACTCAAGAAGAACCTTTAACACCATGCTGGCAAAAGGCATCGGAGCCACGGCCTTGGCCGCCCACCTGCCTTTGTCATGTGCCATGGGAAACAATCAAAAAAAGAAAAAACTGGGCATCGCTTTGGTGGGTTTGGGCAGCTACAGCACCTATCAGTTGGCCCCTGCACTTCAAGATACCCGGCATTGCTATTTAGCAGGCATTGTTACGGGTACCGCTGCCAAGGAAAAAATATGGGCCAATCGATATAACATTCCCCAAGAAAACATCTACAACTACGAGAATTTTGACACCATTGCCGATAATGATGCCATCGATGTGGTGTATGTGGTGCTGCCCAACAGCATGCACGCTGAATTTTCAGTACGGGCGGCCGAAGCGGGCAAGCATGTCATCTGCGAAAAGCCGATGGCCATGAATGTCGCAGAGTGTGATGCCATTATCGATGCCTGTAACAAAGCCGGGGTCAAACTGGGAATGGGCTATCGCCTGCACTCAGAACCCTACACTCAAGAGGTGAAGCGTTTTGTAAGGGAAAAAACCTTTGGCGATGTACTGTACGTCTCGGCAGATGCCGCTTATCGCTCTACGGGAAACCCCAATCAATGGCGGTTGAACAGAAAATTATCAGGCGGTGGAGCCTTGATGAACATGGGGGTATACGCCATTCAAAGTGCCATTTACAGTACGGGCGAAAACCCTGTTTCGGTGACCGCCCAAGAGTTCAGTACACGGCCAGCTTATTTTAAAGATACCGACGAGACCATTACGGCCCAATTCGAATTTGCCAGTGGCGCCGTGGCCAATATGATGACCTCACACAATGTCAGGGCCAATAGACTATATGCTTCCTGTGTGAACGGATGGTTCGAACTCGACCCTGCCAGCACGTATATTCCCTTGGCGGGAAGAACTTCAAGGGGTGAACTGGATTTTCCGCAGGAAAGCCAACAAAAACTACAGATGGATGATTTTGCAAGTCATGTGCTGTACGGCACGCCAAAACTTGCCCCCGGTGAAATGGGCAAACGTGACATGATCATTGTAGAGGCTATTTACAAATCGATTGCCGAGGGAGGAAAAAAGCAGCAAATGAATTTTGAACCAAAGTACGGGTTTGGGGGTTGA
- a CDS encoding TIGR02757 family protein produces the protein MTKAELKDFLDAKAEQYEHPQFLESDPLQVPHRYSKKEDIEISAFLTATIAWGNRKSIINNASRMMELMDNAPHDFLVNHAQRDLERLKPFVHRTFNGDDLCYFVKGLQYVYQHHGGLEAIFTDYQTETSLQPAIGRFKELFFRLPHAQRTTKHISNPEKGSAAKRINMFLRWMVRTADKGVDFGLWKGIRPSKLSCPLDVHSGNVARKLKLLKRKQNDAKALEELDSNLRRLDLQDPVKYDFALFGLGVFEKF, from the coding sequence ATGACCAAAGCAGAACTCAAAGACTTTCTCGATGCAAAGGCTGAACAGTATGAGCATCCACAGTTTTTGGAGAGCGATCCCCTTCAGGTACCCCATCGCTATTCAAAAAAGGAAGACATTGAGATCAGCGCATTTTTGACCGCCACAATTGCATGGGGCAATCGCAAGAGCATCATCAACAATGCATCCCGCATGATGGAATTGATGGATAACGCTCCCCACGACTTTTTGGTCAACCACGCCCAAAGAGACCTTGAACGGTTGAAACCCTTTGTACACCGTACCTTTAACGGTGATGACCTCTGCTATTTTGTGAAGGGGCTACAATATGTTTACCAGCATCATGGAGGGTTGGAAGCTATTTTCACAGACTATCAGACCGAGACATCGCTACAACCGGCCATTGGCAGGTTTAAAGAGCTTTTTTTCAGGTTGCCCCATGCCCAACGCACCACGAAGCATATATCCAATCCAGAAAAAGGCTCCGCGGCCAAACGTATCAATATGTTTTTACGATGGATGGTGCGCACCGCCGACAAAGGGGTCGATTTTGGCCTATGGAAAGGCATTCGGCCAAGTAAACTGTCGTGTCCCTTGGATGTTCATTCGGGCAACGTGGCCCGAAAGCTCAAATTGCTCAAACGGAAACAGAACGATGCCAAAGCACTTGAAGAATTGGATAGCAACCTGCGAAGGCTAGACCTGCAAGACCCTGTGAAATACGACTTTGCCCTGTTTGGTCTAGGTGTTTTTGAGAAGTTTTAG